One Methylophilus sp. TWE2 DNA segment encodes these proteins:
- the aceF gene encoding dihydrolipoyllysine-residue acetyltransferase yields MSIKEVLVPDIGNFDSVDVIEVLVSVGDTVAKEDSLITVESDKASMDIPSSLSGVVKEIHIKVGDKTKQGALILTLDTAGEAAPAEKVAPQPTATPVVATVTVDEAKVAIPEPTRPVAEVPQVIQPQATPNPVAASSVASDGKLAHASPSVRKFARELGVNLSLVKASGPKNRILQSDVQAYVKGELSKPRSENMGVGGGLSTLPMPVIDFSQFGSIETKPLSRIKKLSGANLHRNWVTAPHVTQFDEADITDLEDFRKSMLAEAEKRGVKLTLLAFLMKAVVNALRTYPNFNASLSPEGDSLILKQYYNIGFACDTPDGLVVPVVRDVNQKDVMDIARDLADLSAKARERKLKVEEMQGGCFTISSLGGIGGTMFTPIINCPEVAILGVSRAAMQPVYNKDTGGFDPRLIMPLSLSYDHRVIDGADGARFTSHLRVMLSDVRRLLL; encoded by the coding sequence ATGTCTATCAAAGAAGTACTGGTGCCTGATATCGGCAACTTTGACAGCGTCGACGTGATTGAAGTCCTGGTCAGCGTGGGTGATACCGTTGCCAAAGAAGACTCACTGATTACTGTTGAATCTGACAAGGCTTCCATGGATATCCCCTCCTCACTGTCTGGTGTGGTGAAGGAAATACACATCAAGGTGGGAGATAAAACCAAACAAGGCGCATTGATCCTGACACTCGATACTGCAGGCGAAGCGGCACCGGCAGAAAAAGTGGCTCCTCAGCCTACGGCCACACCAGTGGTGGCGACTGTGACTGTGGATGAAGCCAAGGTTGCCATTCCTGAGCCTACGCGCCCAGTCGCAGAAGTGCCTCAGGTGATCCAGCCGCAAGCCACCCCTAACCCGGTGGCGGCCAGCAGTGTTGCCAGCGATGGCAAACTGGCCCATGCCAGCCCTTCCGTACGCAAGTTTGCGCGTGAACTGGGCGTAAACCTGTCCCTGGTTAAGGCCAGCGGCCCCAAGAACCGCATCCTGCAATCTGACGTTCAAGCTTATGTCAAAGGTGAGTTGTCCAAGCCACGTTCTGAAAACATGGGTGTGGGCGGTGGTTTAAGTACTTTGCCGATGCCGGTGATCGACTTCAGCCAGTTTGGCAGTATCGAAACCAAGCCACTGTCACGCATCAAGAAATTATCCGGGGCCAACCTGCATCGTAACTGGGTGACCGCGCCGCACGTGACACAGTTTGATGAGGCCGACATTACTGACCTGGAAGACTTCCGCAAATCCATGCTGGCTGAGGCGGAAAAGCGTGGCGTCAAATTGACCTTGCTGGCTTTCCTCATGAAAGCGGTAGTCAATGCCCTGCGTACTTACCCTAACTTCAATGCCTCACTGTCACCAGAGGGCGATAGTCTGATCCTCAAGCAGTATTACAACATCGGGTTCGCCTGCGATACGCCAGACGGTCTGGTCGTGCCTGTCGTGCGTGATGTGAACCAGAAAGATGTGATGGATATCGCACGTGACCTGGCTGACCTCTCTGCCAAGGCCCGTGAGCGCAAGTTAAAGGTAGAGGAAATGCAAGGCGGCTGCTTTACCATTTCCAGCCTGGGCGGTATCGGTGGCACCATGTTCACGCCTATTATCAACTGCCCTGAAGTGGCGATCCTCGGTGTTTCCCGTGCTGCCATGCAGCCGGTTTACAACAAAGACACTGGCGGCTTTGATCCGCGCCTGATCATGCCATTGTCATTATCATACGATCACCGTGTGATTGACGGTGCCGATGGCGCACGCTTCACCAGCCACCTGCGCGTGATGCTGAGTGATGTGAGACGTTTATTGCTCTAA
- a CDS encoding gamma-glutamylcyclotransferase, which produces MSDLLFVYGTLRKGNHNAMARYLAENAEFITEGWFQGRMFHITYYPGVITSESDSDRVYGEIYRLHDPVTMLNVLDDYEECAQQHIQPAEYKRSYVSINAINGKRYDTVWIYLYQWSVEDKAQIKSGDFMQQRPLN; this is translated from the coding sequence ATGTCTGATTTACTATTTGTTTATGGCACTTTGCGTAAAGGTAACCATAATGCGATGGCGAGGTATCTGGCCGAGAACGCAGAATTTATAACAGAGGGCTGGTTTCAAGGCCGCATGTTCCATATCACTTATTATCCTGGTGTGATTACTTCAGAATCTGACAGCGATCGCGTGTATGGAGAGATCTATAGATTACATGATCCAGTAACCATGCTGAACGTGCTGGATGATTACGAAGAGTGTGCGCAGCAACATATCCAGCCTGCAGAATACAAGCGCAGCTATGTTTCCATTAATGCCATCAATGGCAAGCGTTATGACACTGTCTGGATTTACTTATACCAATGGTCAGTAGAAGATAAAGCGCAGATCAAGAGCGGTGATTTTATGCAGCAGAGACCGCTAAATTAA
- a CDS encoding PA0069 family radical SAM protein produces MNEKPLIYKGRAASSNLVSRFDPHTRESLDDGWGSLDEEAPPLRTEVMLDASKSVINYIQSPDLPFDRTLNPYRGCEHGCIYCYARPTHAYLGMSPGLDFESRLLMKADAVALLKKELAHPKYQCKPIALGMNTDGYQPIEREYQLTRQIIQVLSEANHPFSLVTKSSLVERDIDLIAPMAAKRLTSIYVSITTLDRQVARRLEPRAAAPERRFETLRKLSEAGIPTGVMVAPVIPALTDCDMEQILEKAHAAGARKAGYVFLRLPHELSDLFEQWLQQYFPLKASHVMSIVKQSRGGKAYQSGFGQRMRGEGIFADLLAHRFKLSCHKLGMSGERTGFCTDLLSVPAAWQATANHPQLALF; encoded by the coding sequence ATGAATGAAAAACCTCTTATTTATAAAGGACGTGCGGCCAGTAGTAATCTGGTCAGCCGTTTTGATCCACATACCCGTGAGTCACTGGATGATGGCTGGGGGAGCCTGGATGAAGAGGCGCCCCCATTACGGACTGAAGTGATGCTGGATGCCTCTAAGTCGGTCATCAACTACATTCAATCGCCCGACCTGCCTTTTGACCGTACCCTGAACCCTTATCGCGGATGCGAACATGGCTGCATATACTGCTACGCACGTCCTACGCATGCCTATTTAGGCATGTCGCCAGGGCTGGATTTTGAGTCGCGGCTGTTAATGAAGGCTGATGCCGTAGCACTCCTGAAAAAAGAGCTGGCACATCCAAAATATCAATGCAAACCGATTGCACTGGGCATGAATACGGACGGTTACCAACCGATTGAACGAGAATATCAATTGACCAGGCAAATTATCCAGGTGCTCAGCGAAGCCAATCATCCATTCAGTCTGGTTACCAAATCTTCGCTAGTCGAGCGCGATATTGACCTGATTGCGCCCATGGCTGCCAAACGGTTGACCAGTATTTACGTCAGCATTACGACGCTGGACAGACAAGTAGCACGCCGGCTGGAACCTCGTGCCGCAGCCCCGGAGCGCAGGTTTGAAACTTTACGCAAACTCAGCGAAGCAGGCATTCCTACCGGCGTCATGGTCGCACCTGTGATCCCTGCGCTCACCGATTGCGATATGGAGCAGATCTTGGAAAAAGCACATGCGGCTGGCGCCCGAAAAGCGGGTTATGTGTTTTTGCGTCTTCCTCATGAGTTGAGCGACTTGTTTGAGCAATGGCTGCAACAGTATTTTCCGCTCAAAGCCAGCCATGTTATGAGCATTGTGAAGCAAAGCCGGGGTGGAAAAGCCTACCAAAGCGGTTTTGGCCAGCGCATGCGTGGCGAAGGTATTTTTGCTGATCTGCTTGCGCATCGCTTTAAACTCAGTTGCCATAAATTAGGCATGTCGGGAGAGCGGACCGGTTTTTGTACTGACTTGCTCTCTGTACCTGCCGCCTGGCAAGCGACAGCCAATCATCCACAATTGGCCTTATTCTAA
- a CDS encoding glycosyltransferase — protein sequence MIVSWFKKLIPGLVFAILFSALHFGLWALTNRALPLINVKPTVNGFAYTGYRANQSPLEGQHPSTAELAEDLDLMRKHTRHIRMYSSLDLNEVIPLAAKRNMNVIAGAWIDTDNMKNTREVSALLEKLDNYSNIDRVIVGNEALLRNDLPVQSLIGYLDFVREHSNVPVSTAEPWHVWIKNPELVKHVDYIAVHLLPYHEGVPVEKAVQYTIERYNQLMEAYPRKKIVITEVGWPSRGPSIGASVASEVNQARFIREFLARNSIEDLDFYLMEAFDQPWKVALEGWAGAYWGMYNADRHQKYSLQGAVPPNTRWIAKATWSTVLAFIPLMLIAWRFKHWGIGGVLSMAILFQACITTLTIAWNLPGDYYYTLRDFVVLVGLILGIALTSMVLMIYAAEFSEVMFKPYWRRLFKRAQPLPADQELFVSIHLACYNEPPEMVIATIDSLRHLNYTRYEVIVVDNNTKDEAKWKPLEAYMANMPDNFHFYHLPSWPGFKAGALNFALDKTHPDAQVVGVVDADYVVTPDWLSDLVPHFLESQVAVVQAPQAHREWEHSFFHRMCNWEFEGFFRIGMHHRHERNALIQHGTMTLIRRESLQTLGGWSEWCICEDTELGLRLLENNMELRYIDETFGRGLTPANFKALKSQRNRWAFGAMQILKHHMPKLLGKSSLNFSQRYHFLTGWFGWFGEALQLLFTIGSIGWTIAMLTFPKYFSLPVVVMIVPILCFLAIKAILGPVLYRKTMHCSWMDIFGASLASLGLSHAIARGIISGLTHKAGVFVVTNKTKAKLSNWQLIAPIKEELTILVSLLLCAAAMLYSRGFSNLDAQLWVSMLALQSLPYWSALACQWISEKR from the coding sequence GTGATCGTTTCCTGGTTTAAAAAACTAATTCCTGGCCTGGTATTTGCCATTCTGTTTTCGGCCTTGCATTTCGGCTTGTGGGCGCTGACAAACCGTGCCTTGCCGCTCATTAATGTGAAACCTACTGTGAATGGGTTTGCTTACACCGGCTATCGCGCCAATCAAAGCCCGCTCGAAGGCCAGCATCCGAGTACGGCCGAATTGGCAGAAGATCTCGACCTGATGCGTAAACATACCCGTCATATCCGCATGTATTCATCGCTGGATCTTAACGAGGTGATTCCCCTCGCTGCCAAGCGCAATATGAACGTGATCGCCGGGGCGTGGATTGATACCGACAACATGAAGAATACGCGTGAAGTCTCTGCGCTACTGGAGAAGCTCGACAACTACAGCAATATTGACCGCGTGATTGTTGGTAACGAGGCTTTGTTACGTAATGACTTGCCGGTACAGTCATTGATTGGTTACCTGGATTTTGTGCGTGAGCATAGCAATGTGCCGGTATCTACTGCCGAACCATGGCACGTCTGGATTAAAAACCCTGAACTCGTTAAACACGTAGACTATATTGCAGTTCACCTGCTGCCGTACCATGAAGGTGTGCCGGTCGAGAAGGCAGTGCAATATACGATTGAGCGTTATAACCAGTTAATGGAAGCCTATCCACGCAAGAAAATTGTAATTACCGAAGTCGGCTGGCCTAGCCGTGGGCCATCTATCGGCGCTTCCGTTGCCAGTGAGGTGAACCAGGCACGTTTTATCCGCGAGTTTTTGGCACGTAACTCCATTGAGGACCTGGATTTTTACTTGATGGAAGCATTTGATCAGCCTTGGAAAGTGGCGCTGGAAGGCTGGGCGGGGGCTTATTGGGGCATGTATAACGCTGACCGTCACCAGAAGTACTCTTTGCAAGGTGCTGTACCGCCTAATACACGCTGGATTGCCAAGGCGACCTGGTCAACGGTACTGGCATTTATTCCGCTGATGCTTATTGCTTGGCGTTTCAAGCATTGGGGCATTGGTGGTGTATTATCAATGGCGATCTTGTTCCAGGCCTGTATTACTACGCTGACCATTGCCTGGAACCTGCCAGGGGATTATTACTATACGCTACGTGACTTTGTCGTGCTGGTAGGTCTGATTTTAGGCATCGCACTGACTTCCATGGTCCTGATGATTTACGCGGCCGAGTTTAGTGAAGTGATGTTTAAGCCTTACTGGCGGCGCTTGTTTAAACGTGCGCAGCCCTTACCCGCGGACCAGGAATTATTTGTTTCTATCCATCTGGCTTGTTACAACGAGCCGCCGGAAATGGTGATCGCCACCATCGACAGCTTGCGTCATTTGAACTACACACGCTATGAAGTGATTGTGGTGGATAACAACACCAAGGATGAAGCCAAATGGAAACCGCTAGAGGCTTACATGGCCAATATGCCGGATAACTTCCATTTTTATCACTTGCCTTCATGGCCAGGCTTTAAAGCGGGTGCGCTGAATTTTGCGCTCGATAAAACCCATCCTGATGCGCAAGTGGTTGGCGTGGTGGATGCTGACTACGTGGTCACGCCCGACTGGTTGTCTGACCTAGTGCCGCATTTTCTGGAGTCTCAGGTGGCAGTAGTGCAGGCACCTCAGGCGCACCGTGAGTGGGAACATAGCTTCTTCCACCGCATGTGTAACTGGGAATTTGAAGGCTTTTTCCGGATTGGCATGCATCACCGCCATGAGCGTAATGCCTTGATCCAGCATGGTACGATGACGCTCATCCGTAGAGAATCGCTGCAAACACTGGGCGGCTGGTCTGAGTGGTGTATTTGTGAGGATACCGAGCTCGGTTTACGTTTGCTCGAAAATAATATGGAGCTGCGCTATATCGACGAAACCTTTGGCCGTGGCCTCACGCCAGCTAACTTCAAGGCGCTTAAATCCCAGCGCAACCGCTGGGCATTTGGTGCCATGCAGATTCTCAAGCACCATATGCCCAAGCTACTGGGCAAATCATCACTCAACTTCAGCCAGCGCTACCACTTTTTAACTGGCTGGTTCGGCTGGTTTGGTGAAGCCTTGCAACTACTTTTTACCATTGGCTCTATTGGCTGGACGATTGCCATGCTGACGTTTCCTAAATACTTCAGCTTGCCAGTGGTGGTGATGATTGTGCCTATCCTGTGTTTCCTGGCGATCAAGGCCATTTTGGGACCAGTGCTATACCGCAAGACCATGCATTGCAGCTGGATGGATATCTTTGGCGCATCGCTGGCGAGCCTGGGTTTATCACATGCAATTGCCAGAGGGATCATCAGTGGCCTGACGCACAAGGCGGGTGTGTTCGTCGTGACCAATAAAACCAAGGCCAAACTGAGCAATTGGCAGCTCATCGCACCAATCAAAGAAGAGCTGACGATTCTGGTTTCTCTGCTGCTCTGTGCAGCGGCTATGCTTTACTCACGTGGCTTTAGCAATCTGGATGCGCAATTATGGGTCTCTATGCTGGCCCTGCAATCGCTTCCTTATTGGAGTGCATTGGCATGCCAGTGGATATCGGAAAAACGCTAA
- the lpdA gene encoding dihydrolipoyl dehydrogenase: MSQMVEIVVPDIGNFESVDVIEVLVAVGDTIAKEDSLITVESDKASMDIPSSHAGVVKELKVAVGDKVAKGSLILLLESAETTAAPAKPAEEPAQARQPESAPTAPTQAPAPATATGNNDITCQVMVLGSGPGGYTAAFRAADLGLKVVLVERYPTLGGVCLNVGCIPSKALLHTAKVITEAEETEHHGLSFGKPNIDLDKLRGWKANDVVGKLTGGLAQMAKARGVTVVNGVGKFSSQNQIAVTAADGKTTLVGFENAIIAAGSQATKFPGAPEDERIMDSTGALALADIPGRMLVIGGGIIGLEMGTVYDALGTKVSVVEFMDGLIPGADRDLIRPLQKRMEKRFESIMVSTKVSKLEAKPDGIYVDFEGANAPKETQKYDRVLVSIGRRPNGKNIGAENAGVIVDDRGFIAVDKQMRTNVPNIFAIGDIVGQPMLAHKATHEAKVAAEVIAGHKVEFVASVIPSVAYTDPEIAWVGLTETDAKAKGIEIEKASFPWAASGRALSIARTEGVTKLIFDKDTHRVIGAGITGVNAGELLAEAVLAIEMGADAHDLGLTIHAHPTLSETVCFAAELKEGTITDMLPPKKR, encoded by the coding sequence ATGAGTCAAATGGTTGAAATAGTGGTGCCGGATATCGGCAATTTTGAGAGTGTCGATGTCATCGAAGTCTTGGTGGCTGTGGGTGATACCATTGCCAAGGAAGATTCCCTGATTACCGTGGAATCTGACAAAGCCTCCATGGACATTCCTTCGTCACATGCCGGCGTGGTTAAAGAACTCAAGGTGGCCGTCGGTGACAAAGTAGCCAAAGGCAGCCTGATCTTACTCTTAGAGAGCGCCGAAACAACAGCTGCACCAGCCAAGCCAGCAGAAGAACCTGCCCAAGCTAGACAACCCGAATCAGCACCAACCGCCCCAACTCAGGCACCTGCACCAGCCACTGCGACAGGTAACAATGACATCACGTGCCAGGTCATGGTACTGGGCTCAGGCCCAGGGGGCTACACTGCCGCCTTCCGCGCGGCTGACCTCGGCTTAAAAGTAGTACTGGTCGAACGCTATCCAACCTTGGGTGGTGTGTGCCTCAATGTTGGTTGCATTCCATCCAAGGCTTTATTGCATACAGCCAAGGTGATTACCGAAGCAGAAGAGACCGAACACCACGGCCTGAGTTTTGGCAAACCGAATATTGACCTCGACAAACTGCGTGGCTGGAAAGCCAATGACGTGGTTGGTAAATTGACAGGTGGCCTGGCACAAATGGCCAAGGCACGCGGTGTTACCGTCGTCAACGGTGTCGGTAAATTCAGCAGCCAGAACCAAATCGCAGTGACAGCGGCTGATGGTAAAACCACTTTGGTCGGCTTTGAGAACGCCATCATTGCGGCAGGCTCACAGGCCACGAAATTCCCTGGCGCACCAGAAGACGAGCGCATTATGGATTCTACCGGCGCATTGGCATTGGCAGATATTCCTGGCCGCATGCTGGTCATTGGCGGCGGTATTATTGGCCTGGAAATGGGTACTGTCTACGACGCACTGGGCACAAAAGTCAGCGTCGTCGAATTTATGGATGGCCTGATCCCAGGCGCGGACCGCGACCTGATCCGTCCATTGCAGAAACGCATGGAAAAACGTTTTGAAAGCATCATGGTTTCAACCAAGGTGTCTAAACTGGAAGCCAAGCCTGACGGGATTTATGTAGACTTTGAAGGCGCAAATGCTCCTAAAGAAACACAGAAATATGACCGCGTGCTGGTCTCTATTGGCCGCCGTCCCAATGGTAAAAATATTGGTGCCGAAAACGCTGGTGTGATCGTCGATGACCGTGGCTTTATCGCTGTTGATAAGCAGATGCGCACCAACGTGCCAAATATCTTTGCCATTGGCGATATCGTTGGCCAGCCCATGTTGGCACACAAAGCCACGCATGAAGCCAAAGTGGCCGCTGAAGTCATCGCCGGACACAAAGTAGAATTTGTTGCCAGCGTGATTCCATCCGTTGCATATACAGACCCTGAAATCGCCTGGGTCGGTCTCACCGAAACCGATGCCAAAGCTAAAGGCATTGAAATCGAAAAAGCCAGCTTCCCGTGGGCAGCCAGTGGCCGTGCGTTGTCAATTGCAAGAACTGAAGGCGTCACTAAGCTGATTTTCGATAAAGACACGCACCGTGTGATTGGTGCGGGTATTACAGGTGTCAACGCTGGAGAACTCCTTGCAGAAGCCGTGCTGGCGATTGAAATGGGCGCTGATGCACACGATTTGGGCCTCACCATACACGCTCATCCAACCTTATCCGAAACAGTCTGCTTCGCTGCAGAACTCAAGGAAGGCACGATTACGGATATGCTGCCGCCGAAAAAGCGCTAA
- a CDS encoding SPOR domain-containing protein: MKRLFWILLLINVAVFAYFKRDALSPAVSSLKPELHPEQIKLLDAKALESYPKRVIAPTPEPAESTVTPEEPSPAQAAMMPSSPDSPKTESKQAEPKAPEKTPAKPAETHAPVQTACYEWSGFNMSRVTEAANAAQQLNIKTQTNMTSSGQENVRYWIYKPPLATPEAAQAKADELRKLGVEDFFIVQDDPKWRNAISFGVFRDEKLADKLMADLKNKGVKLLIKAPRNGGQAVIKLQQVSAQQFASLEKSRSRFPDTVLKEIPCQ; this comes from the coding sequence ATGAAACGACTATTCTGGATATTGCTATTGATCAATGTGGCTGTGTTTGCCTACTTTAAACGCGATGCGTTATCGCCAGCGGTCAGTAGCCTGAAGCCGGAATTGCATCCTGAACAAATCAAACTGTTAGACGCCAAGGCATTAGAATCTTACCCAAAGCGGGTGATCGCGCCTACGCCTGAACCTGCTGAATCAACGGTAACGCCGGAAGAGCCTTCACCCGCCCAAGCTGCCATGATGCCAAGCTCGCCTGACTCGCCTAAGACGGAAAGCAAACAGGCTGAACCTAAAGCCCCTGAAAAAACACCTGCTAAACCTGCAGAAACTCACGCGCCAGTACAAACGGCTTGTTATGAATGGAGCGGGTTTAATATGTCACGCGTCACTGAAGCTGCCAATGCAGCGCAGCAACTGAATATTAAAACGCAAACCAATATGACTAGCAGCGGCCAGGAAAATGTCCGCTATTGGATATACAAACCACCATTGGCGACGCCTGAAGCCGCCCAGGCCAAGGCTGATGAGTTGCGAAAACTGGGTGTTGAGGATTTCTTTATTGTGCAGGATGACCCTAAATGGCGTAATGCGATTTCATTTGGTGTGTTCCGCGATGAAAAACTGGCAGATAAACTGATGGCAGACCTCAAAAATAAAGGCGTAAAATTGCTGATTAAAGCGCCGCGCAACGGGGGCCAGGCGGTGATCAAGCTACAACAGGTATCGGCTCAGCAATTCGCCAGCTTGGAAAAGTCACGTTCGCGCTTTCCGGATACGGTGTTGAAAGAGATTCCTTGCCAGTAA
- a CDS encoding type III pantothenate kinase, with protein sequence MKLLIDAGNSRTKWAWCPAADDDTSWQIHTLENAHWFAASSETGLLRQAVLEADQVWLSNVAGERWLQGLPAMVKSLHVIQAVGSALGLKNHYSHPAQLGSDRWCSLLSAWRQFSQSALVVTAGTAMTIDALLVNNHEADFLGGSIQPGLRLMWQSLQQGAAQLDYSYPEDIEWQDFARNSQQAMWLGCVQALTAAIAMQYARLSEQAGTPPLLLLSGGDAQLLRRYLPHALSAQAIIVDNLVLKGLACLARNTDK encoded by the coding sequence GTGAAATTATTGATAGACGCGGGCAATAGCCGGACCAAATGGGCATGGTGTCCCGCGGCAGATGACGATACTTCTTGGCAGATTCATACGCTGGAAAATGCGCACTGGTTTGCTGCAAGCAGTGAAACGGGGTTGTTACGTCAGGCAGTATTAGAGGCAGATCAGGTCTGGCTCAGCAATGTCGCCGGTGAACGCTGGTTGCAGGGATTGCCAGCCATGGTGAAGTCTTTGCATGTGATTCAGGCAGTAGGTTCTGCGTTGGGTTTAAAAAACCATTACAGCCACCCGGCACAATTAGGCAGTGACCGCTGGTGTAGCCTGCTGTCAGCCTGGCGGCAATTCAGCCAGTCTGCGTTGGTGGTCACCGCAGGCACCGCCATGACGATAGATGCCTTGCTGGTCAACAATCATGAAGCAGATTTTCTGGGTGGCAGCATCCAGCCAGGCTTGCGGCTGATGTGGCAAAGTTTGCAGCAGGGGGCTGCACAACTGGATTACAGTTATCCTGAAGATATTGAGTGGCAGGATTTTGCCCGTAATAGTCAGCAAGCAATGTGGTTAGGCTGCGTGCAAGCGCTGACCGCGGCGATTGCCATGCAATATGCACGGTTGTCGGAACAGGCCGGGACACCACCATTATTGCTACTCAGTGGCGGCGATGCGCAGTTGTTGCGCAGATATTTGCCCCATGCATTGTCAGCACAGGCCATTATTGTGGATAATCTGGTATTAAAGGGGTTGGCCTGCCTGGCCAGGAATACAGATAAATGA
- a CDS encoding biotin--[acetyl-CoA-carboxylase] ligase: MNKLAFPILAVLADGKFHSGEALAQRFGVTRATVYNAMQSVEMLGITVFSVRGRGYRLPKPVTLLDVDEIVHACGEYAPWFHVQVMAQVDSTNRYLMQESARGVAHGTCVAAQIQTAGRGRRGRSWLSQLGGSLTFSLLWRFQCGAAGLSGLSLVVGLALVRALHDLGLTDVQLKWPNDLLVKHQGQWHKLGGILIELQGDMEGPSAAVIGIGLNLEMETDMRQQIDQPVMGLNALFGQAMDPNLLLGRCLNQLAMHLNQFAEHGFAYFQSEWTTYHAFHQQPVNLLLASGQVVPGQVLGVAEEGSLLVETAAGQQRFNAGEISLRSAA; encoded by the coding sequence ATGAACAAATTAGCATTCCCGATATTGGCGGTGTTGGCCGATGGCAAATTTCACTCTGGCGAGGCATTGGCACAGCGCTTCGGGGTGACGCGCGCCACAGTCTATAACGCCATGCAATCGGTTGAAATGCTGGGGATCACGGTATTCTCAGTACGCGGACGCGGTTACCGCTTACCTAAGCCTGTGACCTTGCTAGATGTGGATGAGATTGTGCATGCCTGCGGCGAATATGCGCCATGGTTTCATGTGCAGGTGATGGCACAGGTGGATTCGACCAACCGTTACCTGATGCAGGAAAGTGCCCGAGGTGTCGCCCATGGCACTTGTGTGGCAGCGCAGATCCAGACTGCGGGCCGTGGCCGTCGTGGTCGCAGCTGGTTGTCGCAATTGGGCGGTAGCCTGACATTTTCGCTGCTGTGGCGGTTTCAATGTGGAGCGGCTGGTTTATCTGGCCTGAGCCTCGTTGTGGGCTTGGCGTTGGTGCGCGCCTTGCATGACTTGGGCTTGACGGATGTGCAGCTCAAGTGGCCGAATGACCTGCTGGTGAAGCACCAAGGGCAGTGGCATAAGCTGGGTGGCATTTTGATTGAATTGCAAGGCGATATGGAAGGTCCGAGTGCGGCGGTGATTGGCATAGGCCTGAACCTGGAAATGGAAACTGACATGCGCCAGCAGATTGACCAGCCTGTGATGGGCCTCAATGCGTTGTTTGGACAGGCGATGGATCCTAATTTGTTGCTGGGCCGTTGCCTGAACCAGCTTGCCATGCATTTAAACCAGTTCGCGGAACACGGGTTTGCCTATTTTCAGTCTGAGTGGACCACCTATCATGCGTTTCATCAACAACCAGTCAATCTGTTGCTGGCAAGCGGGCAGGTGGTGCCAGGACAAGTGTTAGGCGTTGCAGAAGAGGGCAGTCTGCTGGTAGAAACGGCAGCTGGTCAACAGCGCTTCAATGCCGGTGAAATCAGTCTGCGGAGCGCAGCGTGA